A window of Oncorhynchus keta strain PuntledgeMale-10-30-2019 chromosome 27, Oket_V2, whole genome shotgun sequence contains these coding sequences:
- the galnt6 gene encoding polypeptide N-acetylgalactosaminyltransferase 6, with translation MRMFLRRRLSPLKLALAGGTLFMVVLVVLQKDVGSGSNSAQDPWFQDLVERKDRVLVMVRGAVNNLGFQIGAPQPPSIEEQQATPDRHCPPGHYSQAELKPALERPPQDPQGPGADGRGYEKKNMTPEEEKEKEKGMTVNCFNQFSSDRISLSRSLGDDTRPPECVERKFRHCPPLPTTSVIIVFHNEAWSTLLRTVYSVLHTSPAALLTEIIMVDDASTAEHLGTRLDEYVKQLKIVKVVRQQERKGLITARLLGARGALGEILTFLDAHCECFHGWLEPLLARIVEEPTAVVSPEITSINLNDFTFNKPVATAKARNRGNFDWSLSFGWEGIPEHESNRRKDETYPVKTPTFAGGLFSISKTYFEHIGTYDDKMEIWGGENVEMSFRVWQCGGQLEIIPCSVVGHVFRTKSPHTFPKGTEVITRNQVRLAEVWMDDYKHIYYRRNSNAAKMAKEKGFGDISERVNLRERLQCKNFTWYLNTIYPEAFVPDLTPTKFGAIKNSGAQSCLDVGEKNEGGKPLIMYTCHNMGGNQYFEYTSHKELRHNIGKQLCLQANTQPDQVKIELCTLKGIGTSVAPQQEWLFTEENLLKNPPSGKCLLLKGGQIVMDDCKAADLNQHWAFS, from the exons ATGCGTATGTTCCTGCGTCGGCGCTTATCCCCCTTGAAGCTGGCCCTGGCTGGGGGAACTCTGTTCATGGTGGTCCTGGTGGTCCTACAGAAGGATGTGGGCTCCGGCTCCAACTCTGCCCAGGACCCCTGGTTTCAGGATCTGGTGGAACGCAAGGATCGGGTGCTGGTGATGGTTCGAGGAGCAGTCAACAACCTAGGCTTCCAG ATCGGAGCTCCCCAGCCCCCTTCAATAGAGGAGCAGCAGGCCACCCCAGACCGCCACTGTCCTCCAGGTCACTACAGTCAGGCAGAGCTGAAGCCGGCCCTGGAGAGGCCCCCACAGGACCCCCAAGGGCCTGGGGCCGATGGGAGGGGCTACGAGAAAAAGAACATGACaccagaggaggagaaagagaaggaaaaggGGATGACTGTTAACTGTTTCAACCAGTTCTCCTCCGACAGGATCTCCCTCAGCCGTAGCCTAGGAGACGACACCCGGCCACCAGA GTGTGTGGAGCGTAAGTTCCGCCactgccctcctctccccaccaccaGTGTAATCATAGTGTTCCACAACGAGGCCTGGTCCACCCTGCTGCGTACCGTCTACAGTGTCCTCCACACCTCCCCTGCCGCCCTGCTCACTGAGATCATCATGGTGGACGACGCCAGCACCGCAG AACACCTGGGGACTCGGCTGGATGAGTATGTGAAGCAGCTAAAGATAGTGAAGGTGGTGAGACAGCAGGAGAGGAAGGGCCTGATCACTGCCAGGCTCCTGGGGGCCCGGGGAGCCCTGGGAGAGATACTCACCTTCCTGGATGCTCACT GTGAGTGTTTCCATGGCTGGCTGGAGCCCCTGCTGGCTCGTATCGTGGAGGAGCCAACAGCCGTGGTCAGCCCAGAGATCACTAGCATCAACCTGAATGACTTTACCTTCAACAAGCCTGTAGCCACCGCTAAGGCCCGCAACAGAGGGAACTTTGACTGGAGCCTCAGCTTCGGCTGGGAAGGCATCCCCGAGCATGAGAGCAACAGACGCAAAGATGAGACCTACCCCGTCAA AACTCCAACGTTTGCCGGTGGTCTCTTCTCCATCTCCAAGACGTACTTTGAACACATCGGAACGTACGATGACAAGATGGAGATCTGGGGGGGTGAGAATGTGGAGATGTCCTTTAGG GTGTGGCAGTGTGGCGGCCAGCTGGAGATCATTCCGTGTTCCGTGGTGGGTCACGTGTTCCGTACCAAGTCACCCCACACCTTCCCTAAAGGTACTGAGGTCATCACAAGGAACCAGGTACGACTCGCAGAGGTCTGGATGGATGACTACAAACACATCTACTACCGACGCAACAGTAACGCTGCCAAGATGGCCAAGGAG AAAGGATTTGGTGACATCTCGGAGCGTGTGAATCTGAGGGAGAGGCTGCAGTGTAAGAACTTCACCTGGTATCTGAATACTATTTACCCCGAGGCGTTCGTGCCAGACCTCACCCCTACCAAGTTCGGAGCG attaaGAACTCTGGTGCTCAGAGCTGTCTGGATGTGGGAGAGAAAAATGAAGGAGGGAAGCCACTGATCATGTACACGTGCCACAATATGGGGGGTAACCAG TACTTTGAGTACACGTCTCATAAGGAGCTGCGTCACAACATAGGGAAGCAGCTGTGTCTACAGGCCAACACCCAGCCAGACCAGGTTAAGATTGAGCTCTGTACACTAAAAGGAATAGGGACTAGCGTGGCCCCACAACAGGAGTGGCTCTTTACAGAG GAGAATCTCCTCAAGAACCCACCAAGTGGAAAGTGCTTACTCCTGAAAGGGGGCCAGATAGTGATGGACGACTGTAAAGCAGCTGACCTCAACCAGCACTGGGCATTCAGTTGA